The genomic stretch TCCAGCAGGATGTTCTCTACTACTTTTCCACTAATTAGATGCATCAGAACAAGAGTTCTAACTGGTCATTTTAAGGgcaatttaaagaaatatctgaCCCTAGACCAGATCCTATAccagagataaaaataaagggtCAGGGATGAGATCAGAAAAATTATTCTACggatgtacatgtgtgtatatagacAATATATATTGTATACTATATAATAAACTATTctgtattatacatattttatcatttacaaaatctattttttatataaagagaTCATACAAAGCAAAAGGGCAAAATGTTAACCATAGGTCCATCTGGGCACAGGTATACAGGAATTCTTTGTACTATTCTTGCAATTTTTCCACTAAGTTTGAAATTAtatccaaacaaaaaaaaccttttattaaagAGGAGGGGATTGATGCCGTCCTTGCCCAGCTGGGCCGCCAGCAAGGGACAGTCGCGTCAAGTCTGGGCAGGCTCCATCCCCAGGAGCACGTCTGTCTCAGTCGGATTTTCGCTTGGTTTGATTATTACACAAATCAGCAAAAGGAAGCTGAATGAGCTGCTGCTAttgttcttttcactttttctaaatttttgaatATAAAAGTAGCATgtgcttattttagaaaatttggggaaagaaaactaatgaagaagaaaaaataacgcATACATAAATCTCTCCTATTCCCACCAAACTTGAAGAAACAGCACTGTCATTTCAGCCTATTTTCTTTTGGTCTTTATTCCAAAGTTTTAAGAGAACTGGGGTTATATTACATGACTTGTATGGtctgggctgtttttttttttcttttctctaacctAATGTGAACAATTTCCTATGAGATCAGTCAAAAAATTCATAGAATCTTCAATGTCAATATAATATTCCATATTATAGATAGGCCATAATTTACTTAGTCATTTCCTTAAAACTATCCCTTTGACTATTTCAAGCATCAAGTTATTATACATAATGCTGAGTTAAAAGTTTAGGATCTTtgtgcttaaaaattttttttgtgctTCCAGTTTATACCTTTATAATAGATTCCCCCCAAATTTGCTAGACCAAAGGGTATAAACATTTATAAGACTCAATACAAAAAgtcaaatcatttttgttttgttttgttttgttttcagaaagttAGCCTAACACTTTTACCATTAAGGGGCAAGAGGGTACCTAACTAGAATTATCAAAATTTCAGGCTGAAATCTCACTCTGGGATTTAAAGAAAGGGAAGTTACTGCCACAATCTGAAAACTGCCATCCTCACACCAAACAGCTCCTAGGGCAACTTCCGTAAGCTATTTTTGGccttcaaaaaaggaaaaacaaatattccaaccCATATCAACACACTGTGTACTGACTACCACGTAGATGTGGGGCCCGGCCTCAAACAGCCACCACCAGTATCAGGCTCTGGTGTCTGTAAGCTAAAAGACCTTCCTATCCTGGTAGAAATGGGGTCCTAAAAATGTAAGACGGGTGGGGGAAGTACTTGGGCAAAAAGGATGGGACTCTAAAAACAAGGTTCAGGTTCAAAACAGCAAACTTAAGACCAGTGgttttttactttcttagcaacCCAGCCAGGTCAAAGGGGGGCTCTAGTGAGGAGCCAGTCCCATCTGCCCTGAACAAACAGCCAGCCTGGCTCAAGGCTGCAACTACATCTCTCCGAATGCAGCCTTCTCGAGTGTTGATTGACAAAGCTACACAAAGTCCCTAGAAGTCCCTCTCAGATCTCTCATTTTGTAATACGCTCCTTTAAATGTGCCAggagagaaaaggacagagtgGTTATTCTCTCTGAATGCACTGCATCAAATGCTGACCACCTCATTTCTCATAACACAACTAGATCAAATAGCACTTAGTATACAAAACAGATTCCAGAGACTTTGCATTTCCCACTCCTTCAGATACCAGGGacaagggaagaagaagaggcaGGGGATCTGTaagcaaggagaaaagaaagctcaCCGTGGCCATTGCAGTAGTAGATCCACTTCTCCCGGGTCTGGGCTGGGGCAATCGATTTCTTCAGCCCTGCCTTCTCCACAATGGCGCTGGGATCCTGCCGGGGCCCCTTTTTTAGAGTCCTTGAGCTTTTCCGGATACTGCACACCACAATCACCACAAGCACCAGCAGCAGGAAAAGCACAATCATCCAGGGCAGATGCTCATTGATATCAAAATGCTTGTGTAGGTTCTGTCTAGGGTGGCCCCTCTTGGCACCTTTGATGGGTGTGCTGGACTTCCCGCCCCCAGTAGCCTCCATGGACGGCAGCAGCTTCAGGATGTGTCTGTGGTGGGAGCCTTGCTGGTGGTTGACTACCTGGAGGTTTGGGAGGGTCTTGTTCACACCTTCCTCCCACGTTGCTGAGCTTGTGTTGTCAGGGACTGTCCCTTCCTGGGTGCCACTCAGTACCTTTGGTCTAACAGAGGCAGAAGAGTTGGATTCTGTTGAGTTCGTGcctagaaaaaaaagagtaaggacGGGGGGAAGAGCTTTTCTATATTTGGAGATCTACAcattccctcctcttcctgctgaTCTCCAAACCAGGCCCAATAATTAAAGAAGAGATGCCCTTTGGAGCTTAAGAACAAATTATATTGCACATTTCCATAAAGATCTTAAAAGCACCTTTAGTAGAAGGTAGAAATTAAGCTTAACAGCTAAACCGGTTCACTTCCTCACGCCAAAACGTAGGGCATTCTCACAGCAGCTTCTCCTGTGCTTCACACCCTGAGCAGATGTATGTATGTTAAGAACTTTAGTGGACTCTTAATCGTCTTACTAGTTCAAACTTAATTCCTTTATCCTTTTAATTCCTTTATACCACTCCTCTCCCACCTTTCATAACGCAAGGGTAAAATTGAGAATATGGCTGAGATAAAGATAAAAAGCTCAAACTCAAATCCAAATCTGACCAGTCAAAGAAAGGTTTGGTGAGACAGGTCAGTGAATAAAAAAAGGCAGGACACTTCCTTAGAATACTGTGTTAATAGATTAAATAAGACTTGGCCTGGCAGCTTAGTGGACTTCTTTCAGAGAAGCTTCCACAAGTTGTCTTCATTAACAAGTTGTGAAAGCCAGAGATTTGAGTCCCAAGAAATAGGACCTGGCCTGTATCAGCTACTGAGAAAACCTCGTCACGTCACCGGagttctctgagcctgtttcttcccTTCAAAACAGCGGCTGTAAAAAGGCCCTGCTTACAGGGTTATCACAAAGATCAAAGACAACCACACGTGATATCATGCTAGAAAGCACAACTCAAGTTGGCTATCATCTCATGAAAGTTATTAAGTTCAACCAAAAGGGATttgaaaataaagactaaattttaTATTCTGCCTGAGATTCTAAGTGAATTCCGAGGAAAACGGAGATGCCTGATGAAGGGCACCAAGTTAGaatcatttgaaaaaaacaacaacgtTATTTTCCAGATGTGAATGTTAGTTATCTTCAATGTGATACAAATTTGCTTGTTTCCTGAAGTTTCTAACCTATTTTCCTGCCTTTGCCTAACCTTGAATCCAAAATTCATCCTTCCCTTCTACCTGTTTTGTtatcttctccccttctccctccttttgaCATTCTCCCTGCATCTACCCAGGGCTGACTCCATGCTGGAAAACTTTTAATCCAGAAGTGACCTCAAACAtctaaatcattcatttatttgacaaCTTTGAAACCAAGGCCAGAAGTTCAGTGACTTACATAAGGCCATACACTGTCCTTGTTTTACTGGGTTCTTATTTTCTAGCTTGATGTGACCCAGTTCTTAGATATCCGATACCTCTAGCTGCTTGAAAACTTCTGAGTGTAAATGTTTCTAAAAGGTCCCAAGAAGCCAGATTTAATTGGCCACAAAATGCAAGTCCCTTCATCAAGGGGTGACTTTGGAATatacaaaatggagaaaacatcCTTGGTACAAGCCCATTGTACCAAGCCCTTGTCAAATAGAGAACTCAGGAGGTTAAGTTACCTTTGTGAACATCAGTGGAGGAAGGGACCTCATGAGATTCCATGTGCTCGGGGAGTGAGAAGATGGCTGTGCCAGGGGCAGGCGGAGTGGTGCTGGAGGACAGGAGTGCGCCACAGACGTTGTCCGTCTCCTTGGTCCCTGGCTTGATCACCACCAGGTTCTGACTCAGACAGTCTGTGTATGCTTTGCATTTCATCACACTAGAAGGCACATCAGAGAAGGTACCCCGAGCACACTGCTTACACCGCACGTCCTCGGTCTCCGTCCCTTTCTTCCGCACACCCCATCCCACAGGACACACCGTATGGGGAATGCAGGTACCATTAGACTGGAACATGCCAGGTGGGCAAGTGCATTCTCGGTCAGTCAAGGCAGCACAAGGTAATTTCTCAACCATTGGCCATGGGCATGGCTGACTACAGTCATGGCATTTTTCTATGCCATTCTCATGCCGGGTAAAGGTCCCCACAGGGCAACTGCTGCAGACTCGCAAGCTTGTGTTGGTACAGTGCTCAGATACATAGGTTCCTGCCGGACACTTGTCACAGGTTAGCACCTGGCCAGTGGCACGGTCAATGTGGTGATATTTGCCAGTGAGATTTGGGGCCTTCTGTTCTGGCTGAGCAGAGGTGGTGCTGAGGAATCCaagctgaaagaaataaaaagggagggagaggaacaatAATCAAGAAGGTGTTACATATTAACAGAGAATAAAAGATGGGACAATCCCACCACCACCATTATCATTTCTAGTAAAAAATCTGACCATATCTTCCTAACACTAGGCTACTATACAACAGAGAAACAAAGACTCTGATTCCACCTGGGGCTTGACCTCCTAGCTGTGAAGCTTTGGTTTCCTTGCCTGACCATTGCCtcagcttccttttcttccaactGGAAAATGAAGCTGACAATACCTCTCAATTATAAAAATCAGTGGAGAATATGAACATGAATGCACTGTGTAGCTTCTATTTAAAATGCTGTATAGAAGTCAAACATCCTAATGTAAGAAGAAAACAACTTGCTGACTACTTAGTTATCTTCCTTTCCCTGATCCAAATGTTAAATCACCATATTCTGATACCAGGACAAAACAACTGAAAAGTAGGTTGGCATCTATCTATTCAAGCTGCTACTTTCACAGCACCAGGTTGCAGTTAACCTAGAGACATGGTGTgattttttccaaatgtttcatCTATGCAATgctgtattttttgtttgcttggttttggGTTGCTTGTTTTGCAAAACAGAGTTAGGTCCTTGGCATTCTTAATGTGCTTTAATCAAGAGCTGATGCTTTTAGATGCGCATCCTATTTGTTCAGCCTCTAAAGGCCACGGTCAGTAGAACGGACCTGCAACCTCCCAGGAGCGAGCACAGTGCTGGGCTCAGCCAGGGTGCAGTGGGCACTAAATTTAATTCATGCAACAGAAACTTCACCCAGTTGGACAGAATTTTATACTACCTTTTAGAatgaaaacttggaaaaaaggaaattatatttgTGGCACTAAATCCAGAGGTCCTTGGCGGTGGGGGGACGGTTAAGAATACATATTAAAAGAGAGTTTTCTGCATTAATGAAGATTGAGAGGGTCCAACAAGaaagttttcaatgtcttctacaaAACGGAGAGAGGTTATGTGTCAAGAAAATAATGGCTACCTCAAATACCAGCTACCCAACATGGCAAATTCCTTCTCAATTTGTCTCTGTATCAGTAACTGAGAGAATAAagcaagaatttttttcaaaatggtcAGAATTTCTGTCTCCTTAGCACCTTGAAACAACCAGCCCAAGGTTCAATTCTCCTCTACCTCAAATGTAACTATTTGAACCATAAGTATCACCCTTAAAGTCCTTTGCCCTGTCCCAGAGCTGCCTCCAGTTAAATGACAATACTGAAAATTTTTCAGTTTATGAGAATatattaatcttttctttaatCTAAGACCTCCCCAAAAAAGACAGTTGATGTTCTTGTTAAGATAATTAACTTCATCTTGgactcaagaaaaataatttgcttgATAACTAATTCTGCAGTAACATCCCTTTTCACTTCTGGCTTTTTTTGCACCTTGTCTTACAAAATCAGCCCCAGTCACCCCTTCTAAGCATAGCAGATGCAGCtgattaaggaaagaaaactcaTGACCATCTATCTCCTGGAGCCCAACTGCCATTTGGCAAGCACATGAAGGCACACCTTCTCCCAACCTACCCAACGATAAGGACGCAACCCAAGAGGTTACAAAAGAGGCTCTGCTCTGTACTTCTCCAAGTTTCTAAGGGCAAAAGCAGCTGTAGAGAGCTACGGTGTTCTGAAGTTTGAAAGATGTATGAATAACCCTGAGGCAGGTTATGACACttgtgcaaattaaatgaaatcagAGAACAGAACAGGCAATCTAGCCAGAGAGCAGTGGGCAGAGCCAAACATCACTCTGATATGCCAAAGACTTTCAAGAGGGCCTTGAGTCTGCCCCCCTACCCAGGCAGGGAGGCTAGACAGGCAGCGAGACACAGACCCAGAAGGTGGCTCTGAGGAATGAGCACGGGAGGTCACgtgttcactgtgtgtgtgtctgggtgtgggGTTAAGCACTGGC from Phyllostomus discolor isolate MPI-MPIP mPhyDis1 chromosome 4, mPhyDis1.pri.v3, whole genome shotgun sequence encodes the following:
- the TNFRSF21 gene encoding tumor necrosis factor receptor superfamily member 21, which codes for MGTSASGSSALVSCSHIAGATMIAGSLLLLGFLSTTSAQPEQKAPNLTGKYHHIDRATGQVLTCDKCPAGTYVSEHCTNTSLRVCSSCPVGTFTRHENGIEKCHDCSQPCPWPMVEKLPCAALTDRECTCPPGMFQSNGTCIPHTVCPVGWGVRKKGTETEDVRCKQCARGTFSDVPSSVMKCKAYTDCLSQNLVVIKPGTKETDNVCGALLSSSTTPPAPGTAIFSLPEHMESHEVPSSTDVHKGTNSTESNSSASVRPKVLSGTQEGTVPDNTSSATWEEGVNKTLPNLQVVNHQQGSHHRHILKLLPSMEATGGGKSSTPIKGAKRGHPRQNLHKHFDINEHLPWMIVLFLLLVLVVIVVCSIRKSSRTLKKGPRQDPSAIVEKAGLKKSIAPAQTREKWIYYCNGHGIDILKLVAAQVGSQWKDIYQFLCNASEREVAAFSNGYTADHERAYAALQHWTIRGPEASLAQLISALRQHRRNDVVEKIRGLMEDTTQLETDKLALPMSPSPLSPSPIPSPNTKLENSTLLTVEPSPLEKSKGFFVDESEPLLRCDSTSSGSSALSRTGSFITKEKKDTVLRQVRLDPCDLQPIFDDMLHILNPEELRVIEEIPQAEDKLDRLFEIIGVKSQEASQTLLDSVYGHLPDLL